The bacterium sequence CTAGCGGCCCAAGGCACCGAGCCCAGCCCACCGATGCGATCATCGCGCACCGGCCGGGCGGACAGGAGGTGATATCGAACACCTGACGGGCTGGGGAATTTTCAACCGGCACTACGCGGAGATTTCAACCGGTGTTGACACGCGGGCCGGCGCTGGCGGGGTTCGGGTGCGAGCAGGGTTCGGGGGAGCGCGCGCGTATCAGTACTTCGGCGAGTCGGTGGTCGGGGGGTGGGGTGGTGGCCATCAGGGCGGTGCTCGGGCCGAGTCCGAGTGGATCGCGAAGCCATCGGCCGCCTTCGAGGACCGGCAGTGGCTGACGACCGGATGCTGCACATCCAGGCGGACGAGTGGGCGCGAGACATCGTGATCGTCAGCCTCGGTGGGGAACTCGACCTGAGCAACGTGTCCCTGCTCGCGGAGACGCTCGAAGATATGATTGCCGACAAGGATATCATTATTGATCTCAGCGGGCTGCAGTACATCGACAGCACGGCCATTGCCACCCTCGCCCAGTTTCACAACAGGGCGCCCCGTCTCGGGCGCAGACTGATCCTCGCCCAGCCGTCGTTGTTCGTCCAACGCATCCTGGATTTGACGAGCCTGCGCCACGCGGTCACAGTCTATCCCGACGTCGCCGTCGCGCTCGATGCCCTTCGCGAGCAGGCCGTCGCGCCCGGACCGTTTCTGCGGTCTGAACCGGTGACCGTCGGCGACTTCGTCCGCGACATGGCCGCTGCCGTGCGCGGGATTCATGGGTGGGCGGAGCGGGCGCAGTCCCCCGAACTTCTGGAGGTGCTTGCCGACGCGCTGGTGGAACGACTGTTGCAGCGCGCGGATCGAGTGGGCGCCGTGTTTGCGACCGAAGAGCAGTTCTACGACATGCTCTTCGGAGACAGCGCGCCGGCCGCCCTCGAGGACGCGGACCCGCTTCGCCACGCCGTGGCGTCCGTTCGGTCCCTGTTCAACAACGTGGTCGCGCCCAAGCTGGCGCAACGGCTGGCGGAGAGGGACCATCCCCGGGTGCGTGTGACCAAGCACGTGTGGATCCGCGCGGGACACTGGGACGTCGCCGTAGTACCTCGAGGCGACTGATCTCTACGCCACCCGTTCTCGCCGTTTGTCTGTTTCCCGTTCCCGAACGTCACTGCCGCCGCTGCGGCAATGACTCCGGCGAACCCCATGCGCACGGCGTGCCCTCCTTCAACTGACGGGGCGGAGACCATTCAAGCGGGTGAAGGGGAGAGGTGTCCCATCGGAGCACCCCCCTCGGCAGGGTGGTCGGCGTCGCTACGAATCGCCACCGGGGGGACCGCGTGAGGAAGCACCAATGACAAGGCGACCGGCGAAGCCCTGGCACGCCTGGGGCCTCCTGTGCGTCGCGTTGTTCGTGGCGACCCCGCCGATTCCGAGCGGTGCCGCGGCCAACGGCAACCGGGCGCCGGCATTGCTGCTGATCCTGACCCATGTGGGCGCGGACACGGACAAGGTCGCCGGCAACATCGGCGGTGTAGTTGTGGTGGGAGTGTTCAACACCGTCACGGCGAAGCTGGCCGTTGCGCCGAAGGGAACCAAGCCCCGGGGCAAGTTCCTGAGCGGCAATATGTCCTGCCTCACGGGAAGCTGCGTGATCGACGGTGAGCTTCTCGGGGCGCGGCTTGCGGGGTTTCCGCTGGACGCGAAATTTGCCGCCCCCTTCAAGAACAGTAACGGATACGGGACACTGGTGCGTCTGTCCGGAAGCCTCGAACGGCTCTACAGTGACCATGACGCGTGGGTGTCCGTGGTGACCAAATGGGCAGACAACCATCTTGGAGCCGCCGAGGCCAGGGCTCGGGTTGTGGCGCAGGCAGCGGGACGGGTCGCCGGCGACGAATCGTCCGGCGCAAGTTCTCCCGCGGCGGCCGTGGACTCGCCGAACGGACCCGGCGCACCGGGCGGGGGCACCAACAGCGGCAATAGCGGTGGTGGTGCCGGTGACGCCAATGGATCCGGCAGTAGCGGTGCTCATGGTGGCGGCACGACTGGCGGGACCAGCGGCGGCGGGGCGGGAAGTAGTGGCAACCACGGTGGCGGTGGTGGAGGCGGAGGTCCCCACCGATAGGGATTCTCACGGGAAGCACGCTCCGGAAGTTGCCGTCTTGCGTGGCGTCGATCTGATCCCTGGGGCATACGGATTTGACGGGCACGGTTCTGGGATAAGTCTTGCTTATCGAATGTTTCCTTCGGCAAATCTCAAATATCAGCAAAATATCGCATCTGGTGAATATCTTTACCAGCGCTCCGTTGTGTTTGGTATACTTTGAACAAACTTTTTGTCTAGTTGCCACGCCAAGGGAGGACGATGTGGCTGCGTATTACGTCGTCTGTGTCACCAAACATCCCACTCACAGAGAGCCCTACCGGCAGGTCGCGTGGATCGGCACGAGCGAAGATCCCAACGATGTGTGGGCAACGAGACAGTGGTCGGTTCCGGAAGTCATCGCGGCGATCCGAGGCGGTGATGTGTTCTACTGCATAGTCCGGTTATCATCGACGTCGGTGCGGGTCGTGATCGCGGAGCGGAACGGCACGGAATATATCAAGACAGACGGTGACCATTTGTATCACGATAACCTCCTGACCAAGCGCGAGTGCATCCTGGGGGCGTAGGAGCGCCGCGCTGTTCGGGGAGGCACCGCATACCGGTCATGTCACAGCCTCATCCCGGTGCCTCGGCGGCAGGACCCCGTGAGCGGAGTGCGGAATTTCTTATCTTCACGCTTGTGAGAGCCAGCGCCGGTGTGGGGGATCGGCAGGCGCCGGCGCTGCGACAAGTGATGAGCGCCTGGTGCGCGCGGGGGTGAGGGTGTGCCGCTATTCTTCATCGTGGTTCTGTTGGGCGGGTTGCTGATCTGGTCCATGACAACGCACTGATCCGGATCGGGACGCTGTCCCGCACGTCGTTGTGGTCGCGGCCATCGTCGGTTTTCATGCTTGCGCATCCGACGGTGACGGTTGCTCCATTGCAAGCGCTGAGATAGATGGTGACGCGCCCGCGCCTCAAGGACGAGGCGCCTACTGCCAGTATCCCGCGAACCAGATCCAACCGCTTCCCTGGCGTGTCCAGTAGCCGGGGACCCAGACCGCACGCGGCCACGGCGCGCGGGTCCAGTATCCCGGTACCCAGAGCCAGTTCCCACCCGTCCAGCGCCAGAAGCCTCCGATCCACACGGCGGCGGCAAACGGGGGAACGCCGATGATGTCTACCCGCGTCGCCGGCGGCGGGACGGTGACGATGGTGTACGCCGGACCGCTGCCGGCCCAGTGTCCGTTTACCCAGACCCACCCGCGTCCCGCGCGGGCCCAGTAGCCGGACACCCAACGCGCGCCGGGGTAGGGTACGATCTCCCACCGTCCGGGAATCCACGCCCATCGGCCGACCCACTGCCAGTGCCCGGCCACCCACACGTACGCCGGCCCCGGGACGACCGGGGCCACCTCGTACTGCGGAGCGGGAGGAGGCCCCGGCGCAAGCATCGGGCCGCCGTTGTCGTCCGCGCGCGCCGTTCCAGGCGCGGCGATCATGCCGATGACCGTGGCCAGCAGTACGCTCAGCATCACGAGCCGTTTCGTCATGGCGATGCTCCCCCTGCGGAGCGTCCGTCGGTGCCATCGCGCCGCATGTGCGTGCGGTCGCGGGAATCCGCGTCTCGTGTAGTAGCGCGTCACGGGGGCGTGGAGTTCCCGACGGCAGACTGGACAGGCGTGCGCTCCGCTCCTATCATCAACGTAGCGGACGAGGCTGACGGACGCAGGGGGGCGCGAATGGAGTTCGACGCGACGGCGCAACAACGGCTCACGGCGAATCCGTTGTGGAGGTGGCGTATCGCGAATCGGCGGGACGCACGAGAAGTCGAGGGCATGCTCGGCCTGCCGCCGGGCCGCGTCCAGGCCTGGGAGTTGGGGGTCGCGACCCCTCACCAGGCTGAGCTCCGAAGACTCGCGAGCGTGACCGGCATTGCGGACCTCGAGGCGCAGTGGCGCGCCTGGGCCGTCGGTTAGAATGACCTAGACGGCGTCAACGCACAACGATCATCGTCTTGATCACGCCGTCTCGGTACGCATCCTGGAGGGCGAACGCGTCGGCGGCGCGATCCAGGGGAAACCGGTGTGTGACCAGCGGCGACAGCCGCACCCGCGCGGTGCGCACGAGTTCAATCGCCCGAGGGTAGACCCTGCCCATGCGGCGCTGGAACTTCACCGTCAAGCCCTTGCGCCGGGCAAGAGACGCCTTGAACGTGACGGTGTCGTCCTCGGGGATTCCCGCCAGGACGATCCGTCCACCGACGCGCGCGAGCGCCGCCGCGACCTCGGCGCCTGACGGCGCGTTCGTCGCTTCGAGTACCACGTCGACCCCGCGCCCGTTGGTCCACCCGAGCACGGCGCCGGGTTCCTCGGCGACGCCGTCCACCTCGAGACGGCGGGCCGCGTCGAGCCGGTATCGCAGCGGTTCGACGACGAAGACCCTGCCCGCGCCGGACGCCCTCGCCACCTGCGCGACCATGAGACCGATCGGACCGGCTCCGACGACGGCGACGGAGTCCATCGGCCGGAGGTGAGCTAGGTCGAGCGTGTGGACGGCCACGCCCAGCGGCTCGAGGAGCGCAACGGTCGCGGCGTCGAATTCCGGCGGCACCGGGATAATGGCTTCGCGGGGCGCCGCGTGGTACTCCGCGAGTCCGCCGTTCGTTCCCGGGGTGCCTGCGAAGGCCTGGTCGGGACAAAGGTTCGGATCTCCGCGGAGGCACCACTCGCATCGCCCGCAGGGCCGCGCCGGGTCGACCGCCACCAGGCGTCCGGGCGGCAGCCCCAGGGCCGCGCCGCGATCGTCGGCGATCTCCGCGGAGAACTCGTGCCCGAGCACGAGCGGTGATGCCGGATCGACGAGCGTGCCCCCGTCCTGACGGTAGAAGTGCAGGTCGCTCCCGCAGATGCCGACTTCACGGACGCGCAGCAACAACGCGTCCTCGGTCGGGACTGGATCGGGTACGGTTCCCAGGCGCAGGTCCCTCGCTCCGTGCAGCAGCGCGGCTCTCATGCGATGAACGTTCGCGGTGGTGCGGTCTGGTTCCCGGTGCTCGATCGGGCGTCGGCTCGCACCGACGATCCCGACGAATGCGCCGGCGGGCGGAGCACGCGCAGCAGCATTTGGGTGGAGAAGAACGTCACCGTGGGGATCACGATCACGAGCACCACGATGAGCCAGAACGACGGCCGCCGGAACAATGAGGCGCGCGGTCCCTGCGCCTTCACGGCTTGTGCTGCGGGAGGACGCCCGTCACCATCCAGCGCACCTTGCTGCGCAGGTCGGCGACATCCGGCGCCCAGAAATCGAGCCGCATCCGCGCCAGATCATCGTACAGCACGACCGGTCGTCCATCGATCGATTCGCTCGTGACCTCGTCCGGGGTGAGGGGCTGCACGCGTCGCATCCATCCCAGGATCTCGGAGGTCGTCAGGTCGGTCTCCACGTCGGCGTGCGCGGCCTCGATGATCGCGGGGAGATGGATGATCACCGACGGTTTGTGGACCTGGATGAGGGCGGCCTGAATGAAGTGCTGCTGGCGGCGGATGCGCCCGATGTCGCCCTCCGCGTCGTGCCGGAAGCGCAGGTACTGTTCGGCGTGCGCGCCGTCGAGGATCTGGTAGCCCGGCTGCAGGTTGATGAACAGTCCTTGCTCGTGATCGGCGTACACCATGCGTTTCTCCACCGTGATCGGGACGCCGCCGATCAGGTCCACGACGTGGCGCATCGCCGGCAGGCTGAACACGAAGTAATGGGCGATCGGCACATTGAGCAGCCGTACGACCGCGGCGCGCGCGCGCCCGATCCCCCCGGTCGCGTATGCATGAACGATCTTCGTGGTGCCGATGCCCGGAATCGAGATGTCGATGTCGCGCGGCACGCCAAGGATCCTGACGCGGTGGTGGGTGTCGTCCCACTGCACGACCTCGATCGTGTCGGTGCGCTGTTTGTCCTGCGTCAGTCCGACGACGAGAAATCGCACATCGCCGCGCGGTACCGGAGCGGGCGCCGGTCCCGCCTCGTTGGGAGTGCGCGGCGCGGGCGGTCCGGCGTGGAACGGCAGGACAACGAGCGACAGCAGAACGATGACGATGACGCCTCGGACGAGGCGGTGGATGATGTTGTGCACGCGCACGTGCGGCACGGCTCCTGATTGTCGGATGACCGGCGCGCGTTCATTCCGCGAACGTCCGCCTCGGCGCCAGGTACAGCCCAGTTCGCGCTGCCCAAAGGCGTTTCCTTGGCGAGCAGGAGCGGTCCCGAGAGGTCTGGAACACCCCTAACACCCCGCTGGTCATCACGCCGTGAAAGATGAGGTGCGCAGTATGACGGTCTCTGTCATCGGGCGGTCGGTCCGCCGGGTGGATGGTGAGGAAAAGATCACCGGCCGTGCGAGGTTCGCCGCCGACGTCGATCTGCGGGGGGTGCTGCAGGGGCGCATCCTGCTCAGTCCGTACGCTCACGCCCGGATCCGGCGGATTCCCAAGGACGGCGCCCGGGCCGTGCCCGGCGTGGTCGCCGTGTTCACCGCAGACGATCTCCCCGCGGGCGATCCGGCGCCTTCATCGAGGGCGCGGTGCCTGCTGGCGCGCGGCGAGGTGCGATATGCGGGCGAGCCGGTCGCGGTCGTCGTGGCCGAGACGGAAGCGGCCGCGCAGGATGGATTGGAGCGGTTGGCCGCGTCGGTCGAGTACGATGCCCTTCCCGCGCTGGTGGATCCGGTCGCGGCGGCGTCGCCCGACGCGCCGCTCGTCCAGCCCGATCTGGCCGGCAAGAGTTCAGAGGCGCTGTTGCACGCCGCGCTGAAGACCGAGGATGAGGGGGCGCAGGCGCCGAGCAACGTCGCGAGTCGCGTGCGCTTCTCGCGGGGCGATGTGGAGCGCGGGTTCCGGGATGCGGCCGCAGTCGTGAGCCGCCGGTTCCGCACCTCCGTTGTCCACCAAGCCTACATCGAACCGCACGCGAGCGTGGCGGAGTACGACGCGTACGGCCGGCGACTCACGGTGTGGACGGCCACGCAGGGTCTGTTCTACGCGCGGGAAAACATCGCCGCGGTCCTGGGTCTCCCCGAGCCCTCCGTCCGTGTCGTGCCGATGGCGGTCGGCGGCGGGTTCGGGGCGAAGATCGTGCTGCTCGAGCCCCTGGCCGGCGCTCTGGCGATGGTGTTGGGGCGCCCGGTCCGGCTGACGCTGACCCGCATGGACGAGTTTCGGACCGGAACGCCGGCGCCGCAGTCGGTGCTGGACGTGAAACTCGGCGCCCGCCGCGACGGGACCTTGACCGCGCTGCAGGCGCGGTTGTTGTTCGATGCCGGGGCGTTTCCCGGGGCGCCTGTCAACATCGCGGCGCTGCTGCTGAGTGGGTCGTACCGCATCGAGCACTTGGACGTCCAGGGCCAGGAGGTCTTGACGCACAAGGCCCCGGTCGGCGCCTACCGCGCCCCGGGCGCGCCGCAGGCAACGTTCGCAATCGAGTCGGTGATGGACGACCTGGCGCGCGCGATCGGTCACGATTCGTTCGAGCTTCGTCTGCGAAACGCGTCGCAGACGGGGGATCCGATGCCGACGGGCGAACCCTGGCCGCGCATTGGGCTGCGTGAGGTGCTAGAGGCATTGCGGGAGGACCCCCTGGTTCGGTCACGCCGCCCAGCCGAACATGAGGGGGTGGGCGTCGCGCTCGGCGGCTGGCTCGGCGGCATCGAACCGGCCAGCGCGTGCGTGCGCATGAACGCCGACGGCAGCGTGCAGGTGCTGGTCGGGTCGGTCGACATCAGCGGGACGTCGACGGCGTTGTCGCAGATCACAGCAGAGGCGATGGGGATTCCGGTGGAGCAGGTGCGGATCGTGAGCGCGGACAGCGACGGCGCGCCCGCAGCCGGCATGGCCGGGGGGAGCAAGATCATCTATACGGTCGGCGCCGCGGTCCAAGGTGCGGCCGACGACGCGCGCCGCCAACTCGTCCGGCTCGCCGCCTCGCGCCTTGAGGCGGCCGAGGCGGATGTGGAGATCGTGGACGGAAAAGCCCGCGTGCGGGGCACGCCGTCGCGCGCGATCGCGGTGGCAGACCTCGCGAAGATGACCACCGGATTCGGGGCGTCGCATCCTCCGGTGTTCGGCGTGGCGTCGCAAGCGATCACCCACCGCGCGCCCGCGTTCGGCGCCCACGCTGCGCGGGTGCGTGTGGATCCGGAGTCCGGGCGCGTGCGCGTCTTGGAGTACGCGGTTGCGCAGGACGTGGGGCGCGCCATCAATCCGGCGGCCGTGCGCGCACAGATCCACGGCGGGGTCGCGCAGGGGATCGGGTGGGCGCTGTTGGAGGAGATGACCTACGACGACGCGGGCACGTTGTCGACGGGCAGCTTCCTCGACTACGCCGTGCCGCGGGCCGGGGACGTGCCCGTGATACGGGACGCGCTTGTCGAGGTCCCGTCGGAGCACGGGCCCTACGGTGCGAAGGGCGTGGGTGAACCTCCGGTCGTGCCGGTCGCCGCCGCGATCGGCAACGCCATCGCGGATGCGATGGGGGCGCGCGTCGACCGGCTGCCCATGACCCCCGAGGTGGTGGTGGGGGCGTTGGCAGCCCGGGGAGAGCGGTGACCGGTCCGGCGGTGCACCTCGCCGTCGTCGGTGCGGGCCCGGCCGGGCTCGCGGCGGCCGGCGATGCGGCGGCGGCTGGAGCACGCGTGTTGTTGGTCGAGGAGCGTCCGGCGCTCGGCGGCCGCGCCATGATCGTACCGGGCGCCCGCGGGCTTACGGAAGGGCTCATGCGAGAGCTCGGCGGGACCGAGGTGTGGAGAAACAGCCCGGTGTGGGACCTCTGCCATCGCACGCTGTGGGTACTCCGCGGCGACCGCATCGCATCGGTTGCCGCCGGCGCGATCATCGTGGCCACCGGTGCGCGGGAGGCGGTGCTTCCCTTCCCCGGGTGGACGCTTGGAGGCGTGATGTCGCTCGAAGCCGCATGGGAGGCTGTGCGGTCCGGACGGGTCGGGGCCAACACCGGGCCGGCCGTCGTGACGGGGGGCGCCGACGGTGCGATCCTCGCGAACCGGCTGCACGAGCGCGGCGTGCCGGTAGTCTTGATCGCGCCCGAGCGGCCGCCGGGGCTGACCGTCGCCGGGTACGCGCCGGGGGTCGTGGTCGTGGCCTATGGCGCCGACGCGCTCGAGGAGATCGAAACCGCCGATGGCACCCGCCATGCCTGCTCGATGCTGTGCGTCGAGTCGCCCCGATTTCCGGTGATCGACTTGGCGCGGCGCGCGGCGTGCCCGTGCGTCCACCAGCCGCTACTCGGCGGTTTCGTTCCCCGATATGATCCGTTGATGATGCTGCACGGTCCCACCCCGCTCGTGTTCGTCGCGGGGGACGCGTCGGGACTGGACGCGCCCCGCGCGGCAGCGGAGTCGGGCCGGCTCGCTGCGCGGGCGGCCCTTCATGCGCTCGGCATGCTCCCCGACGCGGACGAGCGAATCGCGGACGCCCGCCAGCGGTTGCGCGCGGCGTCGATCCCGCTCCACGCCAGGGCGCGCGAGGCGTTGATGACCGGTGCCGTTCCCGACGAAGTCGTGGAACCGTGGGACGGCGGCGCCGAGACGGTCGTGTGTCCGTGCGAGTCGGTGACCGTCGGCGACCTGCGCGCCGTTCTTGACGAGGGGGCGCGGACACCCGAGGACGTCCGCAGCATGACCGGGTGCGGCGCCGGTGCGTGCGCGGGGCGGCGCTGCGAGGCGGCGGTGCTGCGTTGGTTGAGCGGTGCGCTGGACATCCCCATCGGCCGCCTCGCGCCTGCGCCGGTTCACGCGCCGGTGCGCCCGGTGCCGGTGGCCGCGCTCGCCTCGCTGGTCGCCTCCGTTTCGGATGGCTGATCGTCCGCGCGGGCACGAGGTCGCGGTGCTCGGCGGCGGAGCGTTGGGCTGTGCCATCGCGTACATGCTCGCCCGGAGGAAGTTGGCGCCGCTCGTCGTGGATTACGCCGGGCCCGGCAGGGAGTTCCCTGCTCCTGTCGCGGTGAGCGTGTGGGATCATGCCGAACCCGCCGAAACCGGCGCCTTCGGGCTCGAGAGCGCCGGTCACTTCCCGCACCTGCAAGACCAGATCGGCCCGATCGGGTACCTGCGGACCGGAGGAATGGTTCCAGCGGGTACGCTCGAAGAGGCGGCGGCGGGTGAAGCACTGGCGCGAACTCAGGCGTCGGCGGGGCTTCCGGTCCGCTGGCTGTCGCGCGAGGAGGCCTTGCAGCGCGAGCCCGCGCTCGCCCCCGACGTGTGCGGTGCGACCTACTCGCCCCACGACGGTGTTGTGAATCCGCTCCTGCTCACTCGCCGCCTGTCGGCCGCGGCGCGTCGCTTGGGCGCGACATTCCTGTACCATGCCGGCCACGTCGTCGTCAGCGCCCAGGCCCGGTGGGTTTCCATGCGCGGCGCCCGTGAGCACGTGGAGGCGCGGCGGGTGATCGTGGCGTCGGGAGAGTGGCTCGCCGAACTCGACAGGCAGCTCGGTCTCGGGTTGCCGGCGCGGGCCACCGGCGGGTATGTGATCACCACGGAGGCGCTGCCCCCGTTGGTGCGTCACCGTCTCCCGGGTGTGCGTCAGCAGTCGCGCGGCGAGGTGATTCTGGATCAGGCCGGCGGTGAGGCGGTCGACTGCACGGCGGCGACACGCGCGATGCGCGAGGCCGCAATGGCGGCCACGAAACTCGTCCCTGCGCTGCGGGACGTCCGAGTCCTGCATGCGTGGCCGTGGCGAGCGACGCTGCCGGCGGACACCCTCCCGCTACTCGGCAAGGTCGAGGAGGGCATCTTCGTGGCGGTTCCACACGCGCCGGGAGTTACACTCGTACCCCTGCTGGCCCAGGCCGCCGCGGCGATCGCCGTCGATGGGCGGGTCCCCGAAGGCTTGCAGCGATGGGAGCCGCGCCGCGCCCGTCCTGCCGCCGTGGTCGGCGGAGCGTTGCCCAGGAAGGATTCGCCGAAGGATCCATAGTATTAGGGGGGTACTTTGATGCGGGCAACCGGCCCCAGGGGAGGAAGGAACAGAGTATGCCGAAGGGCACCGTGAAGTGGTTCAACCGGGAGAAAGGCTATGGTTTCATTACCCCGGAGGAAGGCAAAGATGTGTTCGTTCATTACACCGGGATTGCGGGCGAAGGGTTTCGTAACCTCGAGGAAGGCCAGATCGTAGAGTTCGAGATTACCCAGGGCCAGAAGGGTCCGCAGGCCCAGAACGTGAGGGTGGTTGGCTAAGACAAACTCGGCAGATCCAACACGACAGATTCAGAGGGGCGTCAGGCTCGTCCCGCTTGGCGCCCTTTCAATTGAGGAGCACCTACTTCTGAGGAGCACCTACTTCTAATAGCGCCCACCTCCGTTCCCACGACGGTCCCCGAATCCACCCAAGCGTAGAAGCCTTCCTGTTGAGTCCTAGGAAGGCGAAGTCAACCACCTGTCGGACGGGTGCCGGCCAAGACAGCTGTTCGCTTGGCTGTCGGGGTCCACTATTGGCTCCAGATTCCTCCCTCGCAGTTGCATTGATGGCTCCCGCGGCGCAGACTGCCGAATTTTAGTGAGCGGTGGTTCATCTAGCCAGAATCGCAGTGGTTTTTGGGCATTTCTCTCGCAGTCTCGCCCAGAAGTGTTGCGCAGGGTCTAGGGTCATGCTAGATTAGTTCGAGGGGAGGGGAGAAATGGCGCGCAGGTCCGCAAGAGCGAAACCGCGGCGGATCACGTCCGGACAACGGACCAAATCCCGGGCCACGGCCGCGAAATCGCCGCCGAAGCGGAAGCCCGGGCTGGGGCCAGGTCGCGCTGGGCGTGCGCGCGTCAGGGTGGTGCGTTCGAGACCGACCCGCGCCAAACGTCCCGCGCGTCCGCTTCCGCCTCCCGACCCGATTAGTGAACGCACGTTCACGACCAGTCTTGACCGAAGCCTCCGTGACTATCGGATGTTGTGGGAGGCGCTTGCAAAGCGGTGAAATACCTCACGTCGGACCAGCTCAAGACCGTGAACCAGCGCATGATTCGTGCGACGGGTGGCCTATACCTCGCTGGCGAGCAGAACGTGGTCTACCCACCGAGTCTCGAGTCGCTGGTGAGTTTCGTTCAGACGCGCATCGCGCTGCGACCTCAACCGACCGTGTGGGAAATGGCCGCGTTCTATCTCGACCGATTGGTGCGGGACCAGGTCTTCCATGATGGCAACAAGCGCACGGCGCTCGAGGCCACGCGGCTGTTCCTCGAGAGTTCGGGATACCGGCTGGCACTGCATCCTCCCTCAGACGTCGTTGAGTTCATTACCGGGGTGGCGCGTGGCGGGATGACGCGCGACGGCATCGCTGCGTGGATTCGCGCCCACTCCAAGCGCAGGATGAACGGGAAAAAGTAGCACCGGACGCGCCGAGCCCTGAGCGGTTCCTCGCCGAGGCCACGGGCCTCGGCGAAGTTGTTTTCCATAGTTTCCTTGGCTTGACACGCGCGGCTTCGGGAGCGATGATAGCTCTAGTTATGAAAGGAGGTGATGCGGATGGATGATAGTAGACGCTCCACGCCGTACCGTCCGACCTGCCGCCAGTATCCGCGGATTGAGGTGATGGCCGGGTAGCACAACACGAGTGCCGGCCACCGTCGGTTCGCGGCTCAGCTGGCCGACGACGGTGCGGCGGGAGGTTCCGCGGTCACGGTGCTCCCTCGTGCTCGCAGGTCCCAGGGGGCGCCGCGCACGTCGCACGACAGAACGTTTCGACAGACGAACGGCGAAGGCCCCGCCCGATCCAGGGCGGGGCCTTCGTGCGTGTCACCGACGATCGTCGCGCCCCGGGTCAGGGTGTCGCGACGGCGTCCCACAGGTGATCGCTGTCCAAGTACACGAGGTCGAACAGCATCGTGCCTCGTGTGATGCGGCTCGACATCCGCATCGCGGCGGTGAGCCGCCCGGGATCGTCGGCATACAGGGGTGCCAAGAGCGCACCCACGACCGGGGTGTCCCCGTGCACGACGGAGAGCCCGAGCATCGCGGATCCCTGCACGCTGGTCTCGGCGTGGTCGTGCTGCCGGTAGGCGTCCCAGATCGTCACCGGCCGATAGTACAGTCCGATCATCAAGTAGTCGAGCAGCGGCGCCAAGCCCGCCCGCACCCACGCGTCCCCGATCCAGT is a genomic window containing:
- a CDS encoding FAD-dependent oxidoreductase, with translation MADRPRGHEVAVLGGGALGCAIAYMLARRKLAPLVVDYAGPGREFPAPVAVSVWDHAEPAETGAFGLESAGHFPHLQDQIGPIGYLRTGGMVPAGTLEEAAAGEALARTQASAGLPVRWLSREEALQREPALAPDVCGATYSPHDGVVNPLLLTRRLSAAARRLGATFLYHAGHVVVSAQARWVSMRGAREHVEARRVIVASGEWLAELDRQLGLGLPARATGGYVITTEALPPLVRHRLPGVRQQSRGEVILDQAGGEAVDCTAATRAMREAAMAATKLVPALRDVRVLHAWPWRATLPADTLPLLGKVEEGIFVAVPHAPGVTLVPLLAQAAAAIAVDGRVPEGLQRWEPRRARPAAVVGGALPRKDSPKDP
- a CDS encoding cold-shock protein; translated protein: MPKGTVKWFNREKGYGFITPEEGKDVFVHYTGIAGEGFRNLEEGQIVEFEITQGQKGPQAQNVRVVG
- a CDS encoding type II toxin-antitoxin system death-on-curing family toxin — translated: MKYLTSDQLKTVNQRMIRATGGLYLAGEQNVVYPPSLESLVSFVQTRIALRPQPTVWEMAAFYLDRLVRDQVFHDGNKRTALEATRLFLESSGYRLALHPPSDVVEFITGVARGGMTRDGIAAWIRAHSKRRMNGKK